One genomic segment of Thunnus albacares chromosome 18, fThuAlb1.1, whole genome shotgun sequence includes these proteins:
- the abl1 gene encoding tyrosine-protein kinase ABL1 isoform X3 yields the protein MKMLEICLKLVGCKSKKGLSSSSSCYLEEALQRPDFEGQGLTEAARWNSKENLLAGPSENDPNLFVALYDFVASGDNTLSITKGEKLRVLGYNHNGEWCEAQTKNGQGWVPSNYITPVNSLEKHSWYHGPVSRNAAEYLLSSGINGSFLVRESESSPGQRSISLRYEGRVYHYRINTASDGKNLFLLQLYVSSESRFNTLAELVHHHSTVADGLITTLHYPAPKRNKPTIYGVSPNYDKWEMERTDITMKHKLGGGQYGEVYEGVWKKYNLTVAVKTLKEDTMEVEEFLKEAAVMKEIKHPNLVQLLGVCTREPPFYIITEFMTHGNLLDYLRECNREEVNAVVLLHMATQISSAMEYLEKKNFIHRDLAARNCLVGENHLVKVADFGLSRLMTGDTYTAHAGAKFPIKWTAPESLAYNKFSIKSDVWAFGVLLWEIATYGMSPYPGIDLSQVYELLEKDYRMDRPEGCPEKVYELMRDCWRWNPSERPSFAETHQAFETMFQESSISDEVEKELGKKGKKVTLGSIQQAPELPTKTRTLRKNMDNRDGDSPDLVDTEAAVSSPMLPRKERPLLDSNLNEDDRLLPKDKDKTRGSGFLSLIKKKKKNAPAPPKRSSSFREMDVHPDRRGVTPDPRDSDSFNSGGSLAINDAAHGLESSKFLSTNNNGAAGITNGAPTYPGPLFPRKKGAPAVPGPGGKAATTPPSEEEVMSNSKRFLWSSSLPSGSDGTEWKSVTLPRDLGQRHFDSGTFGGKPALPRKRTSEQKGENLPRMGTLTPPPRLPKKAEETSDEVLKDTEPSPGSSPQALTPKVVRRPGVPGLENSKTSALHAELLKPNVFPALGAAGEECRARRHKHTMDSSSVRERGKFQKPKPAPPPPPANAKTGKISRSPTQELPSPSDIKAKGLPSVSEPHHSTTASDQARTPLSEGSKKLPLGSTSKPQPLKTSTTSTSVSTSLSSQSLGGFSSSLTSPGDQSSPTAFIPLVNTRRSLRKTAPRQASERTPNSAVTREMVLEGTELLRAAICRNSEQTGSHSAVLEAGKNLSKYCVSYVDSIQQMRNKFAFREAINKLESSLRELQICPTATGGANSQQDFSKLLSSVKEISDIVQR from the exons aagCTCTCCAGAGACCAGACTTTGAGGGTCAGGGTCTGACAGAAGCGGCTCGCTGGAACTCTAAAGAGAACCTGTTGGCTGGACCCAGCGAGAATGACCCCAACCTGTTTGTCGCGCTCTATGATTTCGTGGCCAGCGGGGACAACACACTCAGCATTACTAAAG GGGAGAAGCTGCGCGTGCTGGGTTACAACCACAACGGCGAGTGGTGCGAGGCGCAGACCAAGAATGGCCAGGGTTGGGTGCCGTCCAACTACATCACCCCCGTCAATAGCCTGGAGAAGCACAGCTGGTACCATGGGCCCGTGTCGCGCAACGCTGCGGAGTACCTGCTCAGCTCGGGAATTAACGGGAGCTTCCTGGTCCGCGAGAGCGAGAGCAGCCCCGGCCAGAGGTCCATTTCTCTGCGGTACGAGGGGAGAGTCTACCATTACAGGATTAACACTGCATCCGACGGCAAG aatctctttctcctccagctgTACGTCTCGTCAGAAAGCCGTTTCAACACACTGGCCGAGCTGGTGCACCACCATTCCACAGTGGCCGACGGCCTCATCACCACGCTGCACTACCCGGCGCCGAAGCGCAACAAGCCCACCATCTACGGAGTGTCTCCCAACTATGACAAGTGGGAGATGGAGCGCACTGACATTACCATGAAGCACAAGCTGGGAGGCGGCCAGTATGGGGAGGTGTACGAGGGGGTTTGGAAGAAGTACAACCTCACTGTCGCTGTGAAGACACTAAAG GAGGATACGATGGAAGTGGAGGAGTTTCTCAAGGAGGCTGCTGTTATGAAAGAGATCAAACACCCCAACCTGGTACAACTGTTAG GGGTGTGCACACGGGAGCCACCTTTCTATATTATCACAGAGTTCATGACCCACGGAAACCTACTAGACTACCTGAGGGAGTGCAACAGAGAGGAGGTCAACGCTGTGGTGCTGCTCCACATGGCCACACAGATCTCCTCTGCCATGGAGTACCTGGAGAAGAAAAACTTTATACACAG GGACTTAGCTGCCCGTAACTGTCTGGTCGGAGAGAACCATCTGGTGAAGGTTGCAGACTTTGGCCTGAGCAGGTTAATGACGGGAGACACCTATACAGCTCATGCCGGGGCCAAGTTTCCAATCAAATGGACTGCTCCAGAGAGTCTGGCCTACAACAAGTTCTCTATTAAGTCTGATGTCTGGG CATTTGGTGTGCTGCTGTGGGAGATCGCCACCTATGGGATGTCTCCGTACCCCGGCATTGACTTGTCCCAGGTCTATGAATTGCTGGAGAAAGACTACCGTATGGACCGACCAGAGGGCTGCCCGGAGAAGGTCTACGAGCTTATGAGGGACT GCTGGAGGTGGAACCCATCAGAACGTCCATCTTTTGCTGAAACACACCAAGCCTTTGAGACCATGTTCCAGGAGTCCAGCATCTCTGATG AGGTGGAAAAGGAGTTGGGGAAGAAAGGGAAGAAGGTGACATTGGGCTCCATTCAGCAGGCTCCAGAGCTGCCCACCAAGACCAGAACTCTTCGCAAAAACATGGACAACCGGGATGGAGATAGTCCAG ACTTAGTGGATACAGAGGCTGCTGTGTCATCACCCATGCTCCCCAGAAAAGAGCGCCCCCTCCTGGACAGCAACCTAAATGAGGATGACCGCCTGCTACCTAAAGACAAGGACAAGACACGTGGCAGTGGCTTTCTCAGCCtcatcaagaaaaagaaaaagaatgcaCCAGCTCCGCCCAAACGCAGCTCCTCTTTCAGAGAGATGGATGTCCACCCTGACAGGAGGGGCGTGACTCCAGATCCTCGAGACAGTGACAGCTTCAACAGCGGTGGATCTTTGGCCATTAATGACGCCGCACATGGACTCGAATCCTCAAAGTTCCTGAGTACTAACAATAATGGGGCAGCGGGCATCACCAATGGAGCTCCTACCTACCCTGGACCTTTATTCCCCAGGAAGAAGGGAGCTCCTGCAGTGCCTGGCCCAGGGGGCAAGGCAGCTACCACACCACCCAGTGAGGAGGAAGTGATGTCTAACTCGAAGCGTTTCCTCTGGTCCTCTAGCCTGCCCTCCGGCTCAGATGGCACTGAATGGAAGTCTGTTACACTGCCGCGAGACTTGGGCCAGCGCCACTTTGACTCAGGCACCTTCGGGGGTAAACCAGCTCTGCCACGAAAGAGAACCAGTGAGCAGAAAGGGGAGAACCTCCCTCGAATGGGCACCCTGACTCCCCCACCACGTCTGCCCAAGAAGGCCGAGGAAACATCTGATGAGGTGTTAAAAGACACTGAGCCCAGTCCTGGATCCAGTCCCCAGGCTTTAACACCTAAGGTTGTCAGGAGACCAGGGGTGCCGGGGCTGGAGAACTCCAAGACCAGCGCTCTCCATGCTGAACTTCTCAAGCCCAATGTCTTCCCTGCTTTGGGGGCAGCTGGAGAAGAGTGCAGGGCCCGCAGACACAAGCACACTATGGACTCTTCATCTGTCAGGGAAAGAGGAAAGTTCCAGAAACCCAAGCCAgccccacctccaccacccGCCAATGCCAAAACAGGCAAGATTTCCCGCAGCCCCACTCAAGAACTCCCTTCCCCCTCAGACATCAAAGCTAAGGGCCTCCCTTCTGTCTCAGAGCCCCACCACTCAACCACTGCCAGTGACCAAGCCCGCACACCCCTCAGTGAGGGCTCCAAGAAGCTGCCCTTGGGCTCCACCTCCAAACCTCAACCGTTAAAgacctccaccacctccacttCAGTTAGCACCTCCCTTTCCAGCCAGAGCCTAGGaggcttctcctcctccctcacctcCCCCGGCGATCAGAGCTCGCCCACCGCTTTCATCCCCCTCGTGAACACCCGACGCTCCCTTCGCAAGACTGCACCCCGCCAGGCCTCTGAACGCACGCCGAACTCAGCCGTGACGCGCGAGATGGTGCTGGAGGGCACCGAGCTGCTCCGCGCAGCCATTTGCCGCAACTCGGAGCAGACGGGTAGCCACAGCGCTGTGTTGGAGGCCGGCAAGAACCTGTCGAAGTACTGCGTGAGCTACGTCGACTCCATCCAGCAGATGAGGAACAAGTTTGCCTTCCGCGAGGCCATCAACAAGCTTGAGAGCAGCCTGCGTGAGCTGCAAATCTGCCCCACCGCCACAGGGGGCGCCAACTCACAGCAGGACTTCAGCAAGCTGCTGTCCTCTGTCAAAGAGATCAGTGACATTGTTCAGAGGTAG